The following are from one region of the Hippocampus zosterae strain Florida chromosome 9, ASM2543408v3, whole genome shotgun sequence genome:
- the rabif gene encoding guanine nucleotide exchange factor MSS4: MDHNTQTTDTVDRSDLVSEDGKNSKSVLCQRCGSKVLSPGMAVFAEKELILPSMRKKSNLSASEDSVDRDTLTAHWLVGDMFDFENVGFTNDVGRIKYLICADCEIGPIGWHCLDDKIGYYVAIDRVNHA, from the exons atggaccacaatacacagaCTACAGACACCGTCGACAGGTCCGACCTGGTCTCTGAGGACGGGAAGAACAGTAAGTCTGTTCTATGTCAACGATGCGGATCCAAGGTGCTGTCCCCGGGAATGGCTGTGTTCGCGGAGAAAGAG CTTATCCTACCATCCATGCGTAAAAAGAGCAACCTCAGCGCTTCGGAGGACTCAGTGGACAGGGACACACTGACCGCCCACTGGTTAGTTGGTGATATGTTCGATTTTGAGAATGTGGGCTTCACTAATGATGTCGGAAGAATCAAGTATCTCATCTGCGCTGACTGTGAGATTGGACCCATCGGCTGGCACTGTTTGGATGATAAGATAGGTTACTATGTTGCAATAGACCGAGTGAATCATGCCTAG
- the adipor1a gene encoding adiponectin receptor protein 1a isoform X1 — translation MFSQEEIEVYNLKQNTGTESGSSGSLPMSGRNGSASDADCRISEDCPVPDVELMELGPLLEEGGVRPPASKGVQPEGAAILADEEEEDDDDEVGEVLTLPLQAHHAMEKMEEFVHKVWEGRWRVIPFHVLPEWLKDNDYLLHGHRPPMPSFRACFGSIFRIHTETGNIWTHLLGLILFLCLGTLTMLRPNMYFMAPLQEKVVFGMFFLGAVLCLSFSWLFHTVYCHSEKVSRTFSKLDYSGIALLIMGSFVPWLYYSFYCSPQPRLIYLTIVCVLGIAAIVVAQWDRFSTPRHRPTRAGVFMGLGLSGIVPTMHFTIEEGFVKATTVGQMGWFYLMGAMYITGAGLYAARIPERYFPGKCDIWFHSHQIFHVLVVAAAFIHFYGVSNLQEFRYGLEGGCTDDTLL, via the exons ATG TTTTCTCAGGAGGAAATTGAAGTGTACAATTTGAAGCAGAATACAGGGACTGAGAGTGGGTCATCAGGCAGTCTCCCTATGTCAGGCCGAAACGGGTCTGCAAGTGATGCAGACTGCCGGATCTCAGAGGACTGCCCAGTCCCGGATGTGGAACTAATGGAATTGGGGCCGCtgctggaggagggaggggtTCGCCCGCCGGCCTCCAAAGGTGTCCAGCCAGAG GGAGCTGCCATACTtgcggatgaggaggaggaggatgatgatgatgaggtgggAGAAGTTCTGACTTTACCCCTCCAGGCGCACCATGCCATGGAAAAGATGGAAGAATTTGTACATAAA gTTTGGGAGGGGCGCTGGAGAGTCATTCCCTTCCATGTCCTGCCAGAGTGGCTGAAGGACAACGATTACCTACTGCATGGACATCGCCCCCCCATGCCGTCATTCCGGGCCTGCTTTGGAAGCATCTTCCGAATTCACACAGAGACCGGAAACATTTGGACTCATCTGTTAG GGCTGATTTTATTCCTGTGTCTGGGCACGTTAACCATGTTGCGACCCAACATGTATTTCATGGCTCCGCTTCAAGAGAAAGTGGTGTTTGGGATGTTCTTCCTGGGAGCTGTGCTCTGCCTCAGTTTCTCCTGGCTTTTTCATACCGTCTACTGCCACTCTGAGAAAGTGTCTCGCACCTTCTCCAA GCTTGACTACTCGGGCATCGCGCTCCTCATCATGGGTTCCTTCGTGCCCTGGCTCTACTACTCCTTCTATTGTTCTCCTCAGCCTCGACTTATCTACCTCACCATTGTTTGTGTACTCGGCATTGCCGCCATTGTAGTGGCCCAGTGGGACCGCTTCTCCACACCTCGACACAGACCCACCAGAGCAG GTGTGTTTATGGGTCTGGGACTTAGCGGCATTGTTCCCACCATGCACTTCACCATTGAGGAGGGCTTTGTTAAGGCCACCACTGTTGGCCAGATGGGTTGGTTTTACCTGATGGGGGCCATGTATATTACTGGTGCTGGTCTTTATGCAGCCAGGATACCCGAACGATATTTTCCTGGCAAGTGTGACATATGG TTCCACTCCCATCAGATTTTTCATGTTCTGGTTGTGGCAGCAGCCTTCATCCATTTCTACGGCGTTTCCAACCTGCAGGAGTTCCGCTATGGCCTGGAGGGAGGATGCACAGATGACACTCTACTCTGA
- the adipor1a gene encoding adiponectin receptor protein 1a isoform X3 yields the protein MSWNGRNGSASDADCRISEDCPVPDVELMELGPLLEEGGVRPPASKGVQPEGAAILADEEEEDDDDEVGEVLTLPLQAHHAMEKMEEFVHKVWEGRWRVIPFHVLPEWLKDNDYLLHGHRPPMPSFRACFGSIFRIHTETGNIWTHLLGLILFLCLGTLTMLRPNMYFMAPLQEKVVFGMFFLGAVLCLSFSWLFHTVYCHSEKVSRTFSKLDYSGIALLIMGSFVPWLYYSFYCSPQPRLIYLTIVCVLGIAAIVVAQWDRFSTPRHRPTRAGVFMGLGLSGIVPTMHFTIEEGFVKATTVGQMGWFYLMGAMYITGAGLYAARIPERYFPGKCDIWFHSHQIFHVLVVAAAFIHFYGVSNLQEFRYGLEGGCTDDTLL from the exons ATGTCATGGAATG GCCGAAACGGGTCTGCAAGTGATGCAGACTGCCGGATCTCAGAGGACTGCCCAGTCCCGGATGTGGAACTAATGGAATTGGGGCCGCtgctggaggagggaggggtTCGCCCGCCGGCCTCCAAAGGTGTCCAGCCAGAG GGAGCTGCCATACTtgcggatgaggaggaggaggatgatgatgatgaggtgggAGAAGTTCTGACTTTACCCCTCCAGGCGCACCATGCCATGGAAAAGATGGAAGAATTTGTACATAAA gTTTGGGAGGGGCGCTGGAGAGTCATTCCCTTCCATGTCCTGCCAGAGTGGCTGAAGGACAACGATTACCTACTGCATGGACATCGCCCCCCCATGCCGTCATTCCGGGCCTGCTTTGGAAGCATCTTCCGAATTCACACAGAGACCGGAAACATTTGGACTCATCTGTTAG GGCTGATTTTATTCCTGTGTCTGGGCACGTTAACCATGTTGCGACCCAACATGTATTTCATGGCTCCGCTTCAAGAGAAAGTGGTGTTTGGGATGTTCTTCCTGGGAGCTGTGCTCTGCCTCAGTTTCTCCTGGCTTTTTCATACCGTCTACTGCCACTCTGAGAAAGTGTCTCGCACCTTCTCCAA GCTTGACTACTCGGGCATCGCGCTCCTCATCATGGGTTCCTTCGTGCCCTGGCTCTACTACTCCTTCTATTGTTCTCCTCAGCCTCGACTTATCTACCTCACCATTGTTTGTGTACTCGGCATTGCCGCCATTGTAGTGGCCCAGTGGGACCGCTTCTCCACACCTCGACACAGACCCACCAGAGCAG GTGTGTTTATGGGTCTGGGACTTAGCGGCATTGTTCCCACCATGCACTTCACCATTGAGGAGGGCTTTGTTAAGGCCACCACTGTTGGCCAGATGGGTTGGTTTTACCTGATGGGGGCCATGTATATTACTGGTGCTGGTCTTTATGCAGCCAGGATACCCGAACGATATTTTCCTGGCAAGTGTGACATATGG TTCCACTCCCATCAGATTTTTCATGTTCTGGTTGTGGCAGCAGCCTTCATCCATTTCTACGGCGTTTCCAACCTGCAGGAGTTCCGCTATGGCCTGGAGGGAGGATGCACAGATGACACTCTACTCTGA
- the adipor1a gene encoding adiponectin receptor protein 1a isoform X5 — MELGPLLEEGGVRPPASKGVQPEGAAILADEEEEDDDDEVGEVLTLPLQAHHAMEKMEEFVHKVWEGRWRVIPFHVLPEWLKDNDYLLHGHRPPMPSFRACFGSIFRIHTETGNIWTHLLGLILFLCLGTLTMLRPNMYFMAPLQEKVVFGMFFLGAVLCLSFSWLFHTVYCHSEKVSRTFSKLDYSGIALLIMGSFVPWLYYSFYCSPQPRLIYLTIVCVLGIAAIVVAQWDRFSTPRHRPTRAGVFMGLGLSGIVPTMHFTIEEGFVKATTVGQMGWFYLMGAMYITGAGLYAARIPERYFPGKCDIWFHSHQIFHVLVVAAAFIHFYGVSNLQEFRYGLEGGCTDDTLL; from the exons ATGGAATTGGGGCCGCtgctggaggagggaggggtTCGCCCGCCGGCCTCCAAAGGTGTCCAGCCAGAG GGAGCTGCCATACTtgcggatgaggaggaggaggatgatgatgatgaggtgggAGAAGTTCTGACTTTACCCCTCCAGGCGCACCATGCCATGGAAAAGATGGAAGAATTTGTACATAAA gTTTGGGAGGGGCGCTGGAGAGTCATTCCCTTCCATGTCCTGCCAGAGTGGCTGAAGGACAACGATTACCTACTGCATGGACATCGCCCCCCCATGCCGTCATTCCGGGCCTGCTTTGGAAGCATCTTCCGAATTCACACAGAGACCGGAAACATTTGGACTCATCTGTTAG GGCTGATTTTATTCCTGTGTCTGGGCACGTTAACCATGTTGCGACCCAACATGTATTTCATGGCTCCGCTTCAAGAGAAAGTGGTGTTTGGGATGTTCTTCCTGGGAGCTGTGCTCTGCCTCAGTTTCTCCTGGCTTTTTCATACCGTCTACTGCCACTCTGAGAAAGTGTCTCGCACCTTCTCCAA GCTTGACTACTCGGGCATCGCGCTCCTCATCATGGGTTCCTTCGTGCCCTGGCTCTACTACTCCTTCTATTGTTCTCCTCAGCCTCGACTTATCTACCTCACCATTGTTTGTGTACTCGGCATTGCCGCCATTGTAGTGGCCCAGTGGGACCGCTTCTCCACACCTCGACACAGACCCACCAGAGCAG GTGTGTTTATGGGTCTGGGACTTAGCGGCATTGTTCCCACCATGCACTTCACCATTGAGGAGGGCTTTGTTAAGGCCACCACTGTTGGCCAGATGGGTTGGTTTTACCTGATGGGGGCCATGTATATTACTGGTGCTGGTCTTTATGCAGCCAGGATACCCGAACGATATTTTCCTGGCAAGTGTGACATATGG TTCCACTCCCATCAGATTTTTCATGTTCTGGTTGTGGCAGCAGCCTTCATCCATTTCTACGGCGTTTCCAACCTGCAGGAGTTCCGCTATGGCCTGGAGGGAGGATGCACAGATGACACTCTACTCTGA
- the adipor1a gene encoding adiponectin receptor protein 1a isoform X4, protein MSGRNGSASDADCRISEDCPVPDVELMELGPLLEEGGVRPPASKGVQPEGAAILADEEEEDDDDEVGEVLTLPLQAHHAMEKMEEFVHKVWEGRWRVIPFHVLPEWLKDNDYLLHGHRPPMPSFRACFGSIFRIHTETGNIWTHLLGLILFLCLGTLTMLRPNMYFMAPLQEKVVFGMFFLGAVLCLSFSWLFHTVYCHSEKVSRTFSKLDYSGIALLIMGSFVPWLYYSFYCSPQPRLIYLTIVCVLGIAAIVVAQWDRFSTPRHRPTRAGVFMGLGLSGIVPTMHFTIEEGFVKATTVGQMGWFYLMGAMYITGAGLYAARIPERYFPGKCDIWFHSHQIFHVLVVAAAFIHFYGVSNLQEFRYGLEGGCTDDTLL, encoded by the exons ATGTCAGGCCGAAACGGGTCTGCAAGTGATGCAGACTGCCGGATCTCAGAGGACTGCCCAGTCCCGGATGTGGAACTAATGGAATTGGGGCCGCtgctggaggagggaggggtTCGCCCGCCGGCCTCCAAAGGTGTCCAGCCAGAG GGAGCTGCCATACTtgcggatgaggaggaggaggatgatgatgatgaggtgggAGAAGTTCTGACTTTACCCCTCCAGGCGCACCATGCCATGGAAAAGATGGAAGAATTTGTACATAAA gTTTGGGAGGGGCGCTGGAGAGTCATTCCCTTCCATGTCCTGCCAGAGTGGCTGAAGGACAACGATTACCTACTGCATGGACATCGCCCCCCCATGCCGTCATTCCGGGCCTGCTTTGGAAGCATCTTCCGAATTCACACAGAGACCGGAAACATTTGGACTCATCTGTTAG GGCTGATTTTATTCCTGTGTCTGGGCACGTTAACCATGTTGCGACCCAACATGTATTTCATGGCTCCGCTTCAAGAGAAAGTGGTGTTTGGGATGTTCTTCCTGGGAGCTGTGCTCTGCCTCAGTTTCTCCTGGCTTTTTCATACCGTCTACTGCCACTCTGAGAAAGTGTCTCGCACCTTCTCCAA GCTTGACTACTCGGGCATCGCGCTCCTCATCATGGGTTCCTTCGTGCCCTGGCTCTACTACTCCTTCTATTGTTCTCCTCAGCCTCGACTTATCTACCTCACCATTGTTTGTGTACTCGGCATTGCCGCCATTGTAGTGGCCCAGTGGGACCGCTTCTCCACACCTCGACACAGACCCACCAGAGCAG GTGTGTTTATGGGTCTGGGACTTAGCGGCATTGTTCCCACCATGCACTTCACCATTGAGGAGGGCTTTGTTAAGGCCACCACTGTTGGCCAGATGGGTTGGTTTTACCTGATGGGGGCCATGTATATTACTGGTGCTGGTCTTTATGCAGCCAGGATACCCGAACGATATTTTCCTGGCAAGTGTGACATATGG TTCCACTCCCATCAGATTTTTCATGTTCTGGTTGTGGCAGCAGCCTTCATCCATTTCTACGGCGTTTCCAACCTGCAGGAGTTCCGCTATGGCCTGGAGGGAGGATGCACAGATGACACTCTACTCTGA
- the adipor1a gene encoding adiponectin receptor protein 1a isoform X2 translates to MRDHQVCCSRNGSASDADCRISEDCPVPDVELMELGPLLEEGGVRPPASKGVQPEGAAILADEEEEDDDDEVGEVLTLPLQAHHAMEKMEEFVHKVWEGRWRVIPFHVLPEWLKDNDYLLHGHRPPMPSFRACFGSIFRIHTETGNIWTHLLGLILFLCLGTLTMLRPNMYFMAPLQEKVVFGMFFLGAVLCLSFSWLFHTVYCHSEKVSRTFSKLDYSGIALLIMGSFVPWLYYSFYCSPQPRLIYLTIVCVLGIAAIVVAQWDRFSTPRHRPTRAGVFMGLGLSGIVPTMHFTIEEGFVKATTVGQMGWFYLMGAMYITGAGLYAARIPERYFPGKCDIWFHSHQIFHVLVVAAAFIHFYGVSNLQEFRYGLEGGCTDDTLL, encoded by the exons atgagagatcatcaggtgtgctgca GCCGAAACGGGTCTGCAAGTGATGCAGACTGCCGGATCTCAGAGGACTGCCCAGTCCCGGATGTGGAACTAATGGAATTGGGGCCGCtgctggaggagggaggggtTCGCCCGCCGGCCTCCAAAGGTGTCCAGCCAGAG GGAGCTGCCATACTtgcggatgaggaggaggaggatgatgatgatgaggtgggAGAAGTTCTGACTTTACCCCTCCAGGCGCACCATGCCATGGAAAAGATGGAAGAATTTGTACATAAA gTTTGGGAGGGGCGCTGGAGAGTCATTCCCTTCCATGTCCTGCCAGAGTGGCTGAAGGACAACGATTACCTACTGCATGGACATCGCCCCCCCATGCCGTCATTCCGGGCCTGCTTTGGAAGCATCTTCCGAATTCACACAGAGACCGGAAACATTTGGACTCATCTGTTAG GGCTGATTTTATTCCTGTGTCTGGGCACGTTAACCATGTTGCGACCCAACATGTATTTCATGGCTCCGCTTCAAGAGAAAGTGGTGTTTGGGATGTTCTTCCTGGGAGCTGTGCTCTGCCTCAGTTTCTCCTGGCTTTTTCATACCGTCTACTGCCACTCTGAGAAAGTGTCTCGCACCTTCTCCAA GCTTGACTACTCGGGCATCGCGCTCCTCATCATGGGTTCCTTCGTGCCCTGGCTCTACTACTCCTTCTATTGTTCTCCTCAGCCTCGACTTATCTACCTCACCATTGTTTGTGTACTCGGCATTGCCGCCATTGTAGTGGCCCAGTGGGACCGCTTCTCCACACCTCGACACAGACCCACCAGAGCAG GTGTGTTTATGGGTCTGGGACTTAGCGGCATTGTTCCCACCATGCACTTCACCATTGAGGAGGGCTTTGTTAAGGCCACCACTGTTGGCCAGATGGGTTGGTTTTACCTGATGGGGGCCATGTATATTACTGGTGCTGGTCTTTATGCAGCCAGGATACCCGAACGATATTTTCCTGGCAAGTGTGACATATGG TTCCACTCCCATCAGATTTTTCATGTTCTGGTTGTGGCAGCAGCCTTCATCCATTTCTACGGCGTTTCCAACCTGCAGGAGTTCCGCTATGGCCTGGAGGGAGGATGCACAGATGACACTCTACTCTGA